One stretch of Bradyrhizobium canariense DNA includes these proteins:
- a CDS encoding MdtA/MuxA family multidrug efflux RND transporter periplasmic adaptor subunit, translating to MNQPVKPPQEAPPQRAVPSPAGAPPVVKPRSGYRFVLTCLVLLLIVAGIVWWSKQQSAPEQAGGGRGRNAGPMSIVPEVVGKGDIGINLNALGTVTSLATVTIRSQISGYLMKIDFKEGDEVKKGDLIAEIDPRPYEAALNQAKGNLARDEALLKGAQVDLARYQGLAAQNAVPRQTLDTQVALVAQDQGTVEADRAAVRAAEVNLNYCRILSPLDGRVGLRQVDQGNYVTPGDATGLVVITQLKPISVLFTVPEDNLQPISKRLQDGAVLPATALDRGGATKIADGTLQTFDSQIDPTTGTIKLRAQFPNENEALYPNQFVNIRLLLDTHKGVTTMPTAGVQRGVPGTFVYLVNADDTVSVRKIDLGVTDGDRVEVKSGLQPGDRIVVDGADKLRDGAKINVRAEADTNVQPAGAGATPGATPGSTPGAGKGGKRRHPEGEQKQDSGQKQ from the coding sequence ATGAACCAACCCGTGAAACCTCCTCAGGAAGCGCCCCCTCAGCGGGCGGTTCCCTCTCCGGCTGGCGCTCCGCCAGTCGTCAAGCCTCGGTCGGGCTATCGCTTTGTGCTGACCTGCCTTGTGTTGCTGCTGATCGTTGCCGGCATCGTCTGGTGGAGCAAGCAGCAGAGCGCGCCGGAGCAGGCGGGCGGCGGACGCGGCCGCAATGCCGGGCCGATGTCGATCGTGCCGGAAGTTGTCGGCAAAGGCGACATTGGAATCAATCTCAACGCCCTTGGCACGGTCACGTCGCTGGCGACGGTGACAATCAGAAGCCAGATCAGCGGCTATCTGATGAAGATCGATTTCAAGGAAGGCGATGAGGTCAAGAAAGGCGATCTGATCGCGGAGATCGATCCGAGGCCATACGAAGCCGCGTTGAATCAAGCGAAGGGAAATCTCGCGCGCGACGAAGCGCTGCTGAAAGGCGCGCAAGTCGATCTGGCGCGCTATCAGGGGCTGGCGGCACAGAATGCGGTGCCGCGTCAGACGCTGGATACCCAGGTCGCGCTGGTCGCGCAGGATCAGGGCACGGTGGAAGCCGACCGCGCTGCCGTGAGGGCCGCCGAGGTCAACTTGAATTATTGCCGCATCCTGTCGCCGCTCGACGGTCGCGTCGGATTGCGTCAGGTCGATCAGGGCAACTATGTCACGCCGGGCGATGCCACCGGTCTTGTGGTCATCACGCAGTTGAAGCCGATCAGCGTGCTGTTCACGGTGCCGGAAGACAATTTGCAGCCGATTTCGAAACGTCTCCAGGATGGCGCCGTGCTGCCTGCGACCGCGCTTGATCGTGGCGGCGCCACCAAGATCGCCGACGGCACCTTGCAGACCTTCGACAGCCAGATCGATCCGACCACCGGAACGATCAAGCTGCGCGCGCAGTTTCCCAACGAGAACGAGGCGCTCTATCCGAACCAGTTCGTGAACATCCGCCTGCTGCTCGACACCCACAAGGGCGTCACCACGATGCCGACGGCGGGCGTCCAGCGCGGCGTGCCCGGCACGTTCGTCTACCTGGTCAACGCCGATGACACCGTCTCGGTCCGCAAGATCGACCTCGGCGTGACCGATGGCGACCGCGTGGAAGTCAAATCGGGGCTGCAGCCCGGCGATCGCATCGTCGTCGATGGCGCCGACAAGCTGCGCGATGGCGCCAAGATCAATGTGCGCGCGGAGGCCGATACCAACGTGCAGCCGGCCGGCGCCGGAGCGACGCCTGGTGCAACTCCCGGATCAACTCCTGGAGCCGGAAAAGGCGGCAAGAGACGGCATCCGGAAGGCGAACAAAAACAAGATAGCGGACAAAAGCAATGA
- a CDS encoding type III polyketide synthase, whose translation MPKVSPAAKRAPMPKAALVSLATSVPPNVFLQKDVLAAAWEVFGPRLPEFETLSSIFTNTGIVKRYGVKPFDWYLQPRGWPERTKAFLEGAEALFVDAANKALANAQLSAANIDTIVTISSTGIATPSLEARVAGRMGFRSDVTRVPVFGLGCAGGISGLSIAARLAQARPGSNVLLVAVELCSLALRLDELTKANIVATSLFGDGAAAVILRAGDGGETQIENSGEHLWPNTLGIMGWNVDPEGFGVIFQRTIPNFVTAHLKPAVVQILANMQLSMADIDRFICHPGGARVISALETALALDQGTLDHERQIIADYGNMSAPTVLFVLERARNAGLPSRSLLTALGPGFTVSCVTLRHAT comes from the coding sequence ATGCCCAAAGTTTCCCCGGCGGCTAAACGTGCGCCGATGCCAAAGGCTGCGCTGGTCTCGCTGGCAACATCTGTCCCTCCCAACGTGTTTTTGCAGAAGGATGTTCTAGCTGCGGCATGGGAAGTGTTCGGACCCCGCCTTCCCGAGTTCGAAACGCTGTCGAGCATTTTCACCAATACCGGGATCGTCAAGCGTTACGGCGTGAAACCGTTCGACTGGTATCTCCAACCGCGCGGCTGGCCGGAACGAACCAAGGCCTTTCTAGAGGGCGCCGAGGCGCTCTTTGTCGATGCCGCGAATAAGGCGCTGGCGAACGCGCAACTTTCCGCCGCAAATATCGACACGATCGTCACCATCAGCTCCACCGGAATTGCCACGCCCAGCCTGGAAGCCCGTGTCGCCGGCCGCATGGGATTCCGGTCCGATGTGACGCGCGTGCCGGTGTTCGGCCTCGGCTGCGCGGGCGGGATTTCGGGCCTGTCGATCGCGGCGCGGCTCGCGCAGGCGCGACCGGGAAGCAACGTGTTGCTGGTCGCGGTCGAGCTATGCTCGCTAGCGCTTCGTCTCGACGAACTCACCAAGGCCAATATCGTCGCCACCAGCCTGTTCGGCGACGGCGCGGCCGCGGTGATTTTGCGCGCGGGCGATGGCGGTGAGACCCAGATCGAGAATTCCGGCGAACATCTCTGGCCGAACACCCTCGGCATCATGGGCTGGAACGTCGATCCCGAAGGCTTCGGCGTGATCTTCCAGCGCACCATCCCGAATTTCGTCACCGCGCATCTCAAGCCCGCCGTGGTGCAGATTCTGGCGAACATGCAGCTCTCGATGGCGGACATCGACCGCTTCATCTGCCATCCCGGCGGCGCGCGGGTCATCAGCGCACTGGAGACGGCGCTGGCGCTGGATCAAGGCACGCTCGACCATGAACGGCAGATCATTGCCGATTACGGCAACATGTCGGCGCCCACCGTGCTGTTCGTTCTTGAACGCGCGCGCAACGCAGGGCTGCCGTCACGTTCATTGTTGACGGCGCTCGGACCCGGCTTCACCGTAAGCTGCGTCACGCTGCGGCACGCCACTTGA
- a CDS encoding isoprenylcysteine carboxyl methyltransferase family protein translates to MTLAEIILALVTLQRIAELAISRHNTGKLLARGAVELSPKHYPLIVAVHTAWLVSLWVFGRHQEVNAFALAVYLVLQGLRGWVLWTLGSRWTTRIIVLPDAPLVSAGPYRFLSHPNYAVVAGEIAVLPLALYLPWLAILFTVLNAAVLTIRIRAENRALAASRDKIVSGAP, encoded by the coding sequence TTGACGCTGGCTGAGATCATTCTCGCCCTCGTCACGCTGCAGCGGATCGCAGAACTCGCCATCTCACGTCACAATACAGGCAAACTGCTGGCACGCGGGGCCGTCGAGCTTTCACCTAAGCATTACCCGCTCATCGTCGCGGTACATACGGCGTGGCTGGTCTCGCTGTGGGTATTCGGACGCCACCAGGAAGTGAATGCCTTTGCCTTGGCGGTTTATCTCGTGTTGCAGGGCTTGCGCGGCTGGGTGCTGTGGACGCTGGGCTCACGCTGGACGACGCGGATCATCGTGCTACCGGACGCGCCGTTGGTATCCGCTGGACCCTATCGATTTCTGTCGCATCCCAATTACGCTGTCGTGGCCGGCGAGATCGCCGTGTTGCCGCTGGCGCTGTATCTTCCGTGGCTTGCTATCCTCTTCACGGTCCTCAACGCTGCGGTTCTGACGATCCGCATCCGCGCCGAAAACCGCGCGCTCGCGGCGTCGCGTGATAAGATCGTGTCCGGTGCACCATGA
- the leuC gene encoding 3-isopropylmalate dehydratase large subunit — MLAKIWDQHVIAQISDDTDLLHVDRHLLHDLGGSRGLLDLKSRGLTVHNPELTFATPDHAISTARGRAGTIKIGQELLAALRVETSASGIQLFDVDEPGQGIVHVIGPELGLSLPGCLIVCGDSHTCTHGGLGALAFGIGSSELTHVLATQALIQRRPKTMRVKFEGKLALGVTAKDLILALIGYVGAAGGTGYAVEYAGSAIRDLPVEGRLTICNLSIELGAKMGMVAPDEKTFEYIRGRRYAPQGVMWEQAVSAWRQLPSDPDAVFDREVVIDVDKIIPQVTWGISPEHVVGVDGRIPDPKTIDDPARRAAIETALDYMGLKGGALIAGTPVDWVFIGSCTNSRLSDLRAAAEVARGRKVAPGVRAWIVPGSETVKRDAVAEGLDKIFTDAGFEWREPGCSMCLAANGETVAPGQRSVSTSNRNFIGRQGPRARTHLASPASAVAAAISGAIADARTMER; from the coding sequence ATGCTGGCCAAAATCTGGGACCAGCATGTCATCGCGCAGATCAGCGATGATACCGATCTCCTTCATGTCGATCGTCATCTGCTGCACGATCTCGGCGGCTCGCGCGGCCTGCTCGATCTCAAGAGCCGCGGTCTCACGGTCCATAATCCGGAATTGACGTTTGCGACGCCGGACCACGCGATTTCGACCGCGCGCGGACGGGCCGGCACCATCAAGATCGGCCAGGAATTGCTGGCGGCGCTGCGGGTCGAGACTTCCGCCAGCGGCATTCAGTTGTTCGATGTCGACGAACCCGGGCAGGGCATCGTTCATGTCATCGGTCCCGAACTGGGCTTGAGCCTCCCCGGCTGCCTCATCGTTTGCGGCGACAGCCATACCTGCACGCATGGCGGGCTGGGTGCGTTGGCGTTTGGTATTGGCTCAAGCGAGCTTACGCATGTGCTGGCGACGCAGGCCCTGATCCAGCGCCGGCCGAAGACCATGCGCGTAAAATTCGAGGGCAAGCTTGCGCTCGGCGTCACCGCCAAGGATCTGATCCTGGCGCTGATCGGCTACGTCGGTGCGGCCGGCGGCACCGGCTACGCCGTCGAATATGCCGGGAGTGCGATCCGCGATCTGCCGGTCGAAGGCCGGCTCACCATCTGCAACCTCTCGATCGAGCTCGGCGCCAAGATGGGCATGGTCGCGCCGGATGAAAAAACCTTCGAATACATCCGCGGGCGCCGCTATGCGCCGCAAGGGGTGATGTGGGAGCAGGCGGTCAGCGCCTGGCGGCAGCTTCCGAGCGATCCCGATGCGGTGTTCGACAGGGAAGTCGTCATCGATGTCGACAAGATCATTCCGCAGGTGACCTGGGGCATCAGCCCGGAACATGTCGTCGGCGTCGACGGTCGCATTCCCGATCCCAAAACGATTGACGATCCGGCGCGCCGTGCCGCGATCGAAACCGCGCTTGATTACATGGGCCTCAAGGGTGGTGCACTGATCGCCGGCACGCCGGTCGATTGGGTTTTCATCGGCTCCTGCACCAACAGCCGCTTGAGCGATCTGCGCGCCGCTGCCGAAGTCGCGCGCGGCCGAAAGGTCGCGCCGGGGGTGCGCGCCTGGATCGTGCCGGGATCGGAAACGGTCAAGCGCGATGCGGTGGCCGAAGGGCTCGACAAGATCTTCACCGACGCCGGCTTCGAATGGCGCGAGCCCGGCTGTTCGATGTGCCTTGCGGCGAACGGCGAGACGGTCGCTCCCGGCCAGCGCTCGGTCTCGACGTCCAATCGCAATTTCATCGGCCGCCAGGGGCCGCGCGCGCGGACCCATCTGGCGAGCCCGGCAAGTGCTGTGGCCGCCGCGATATCCGGCGCCATCGCCGACGCGCGAACGATGGAGCGCTGA
- a CDS encoding DHA2 family efflux MFS transporter permease subunit — protein sequence MNERPIETDAPRAATWLGFVLMCLGMFMAILDIQVVATSLPTIQHVLAISQDAMSWIQTAYLIAEIIAIPLTGWLTRVLTLRWLFVSAISLFTLASIGCAFSGSFSMLICFRVLQGFAGGTLIPAVFSAVFLLFPLRLHPIATTMAGIMAVLAPTVGPVVGGWITETFSWHWLFLINVIPGVIAASATPFLLPRDKPNLSDLATLDGYSLGLMVVALSSLEIALKQAPQQGWLSPVNSILFVTSAAAAIVFARRTLKAAHPIVELSTLGTRAFAIGCALSFCLGVGLFGSVYLMPVFLAYVRRHDAFEIGTIMLVTGVAQLITAPVAGALESRCDPRWLSAMGFGLFALGLGCSAFQSRIADFDEMFWPQVLRGIAIMFCLLPPTRLALGALTAAQVPDASGLFNLMRNLGGAIGIALIDTILYGRTAGHAEALRDRLIAGDITAARAIGLDVHLFTHRPPDVSDATVEAYVRPMVEKAAFALSTNEAWALLACVALFGLMLIPFAGRPTQTADTRSSRPTSAPNARSPQQ from the coding sequence ATGAACGAACGGCCGATCGAGACAGACGCGCCGCGTGCCGCCACATGGCTCGGCTTCGTGCTGATGTGCCTCGGCATGTTCATGGCGATTCTCGACATCCAGGTCGTCGCGACGTCGCTGCCCACGATCCAGCATGTGCTTGCGATCTCGCAGGACGCGATGAGCTGGATTCAGACGGCGTATCTGATCGCCGAGATCATCGCGATCCCGCTGACGGGATGGTTGACACGCGTGCTGACATTGCGATGGCTGTTCGTATCGGCCATCAGCCTGTTCACCTTGGCCTCGATCGGCTGCGCGTTCAGCGGCAGCTTTTCGATGCTGATCTGTTTCCGCGTGCTGCAGGGCTTTGCCGGCGGCACGCTGATCCCGGCGGTGTTCTCCGCCGTGTTCCTGCTGTTTCCGCTCCGCCTGCACCCGATCGCCACCACGATGGCCGGCATCATGGCGGTGCTGGCGCCGACGGTCGGCCCTGTGGTCGGCGGCTGGATTACCGAGACCTTCTCATGGCACTGGCTGTTCCTGATCAACGTCATTCCCGGCGTGATCGCCGCCAGCGCCACGCCGTTCCTGCTGCCGCGCGACAAACCTAATCTTTCCGACCTCGCGACGCTCGACGGATATTCTCTCGGGCTGATGGTCGTCGCGCTTTCGAGTCTCGAGATCGCGCTGAAGCAAGCGCCGCAACAGGGGTGGCTTTCTCCGGTGAACTCCATCCTGTTCGTAACGAGCGCAGCCGCAGCGATCGTCTTCGCGCGCCGGACACTGAAGGCCGCGCACCCCATCGTCGAACTGTCGACGCTGGGCACGCGCGCGTTTGCGATCGGCTGCGCCTTGAGTTTCTGCCTCGGCGTCGGCCTGTTCGGTTCGGTCTATCTGATGCCGGTGTTCCTCGCTTATGTGCGCCGTCACGATGCCTTCGAGATCGGCACCATCATGCTGGTCACGGGCGTTGCGCAACTCATCACCGCGCCGGTTGCCGGCGCGCTGGAAAGCCGATGCGATCCGCGCTGGCTGTCGGCCATGGGGTTTGGCCTGTTCGCGCTCGGACTAGGCTGCAGCGCATTTCAAAGCCGCATTGCGGATTTCGACGAGATGTTCTGGCCGCAGGTGTTGCGCGGCATCGCCATCATGTTCTGCCTGCTGCCGCCGACCCGACTGGCACTCGGCGCCTTGACGGCCGCGCAGGTGCCTGATGCGAGCGGCCTGTTCAACCTGATGCGAAACCTCGGCGGAGCCATCGGCATCGCATTGATCGACACCATCCTCTATGGACGCACGGCGGGACACGCCGAAGCACTGCGCGATCGGTTGATCGCAGGCGACATCACCGCGGCGCGGGCGATCGGGCTTGATGTGCATCTGTTCACCCACCGCCCTCCCGACGTGTCGGACGCGACCGTCGAAGCGTATGTCCGCCCCATGGTCGAGAAGGCCGCGTTTGCGCTCAGCACCAACGAAGCATGGGCGTTGCTGGCCTGCGTGGCGCTGTTCGGATTGATGCTGATTCCGTTCGCGGGCCGGCCAACGCAAACCGCGGATACACGCTCCAGCCGGCCGACTTCCGCACCAAACGCGCGGTCTCCTCAGCAATGA